From Phycodurus eques isolate BA_2022a chromosome 20, UOR_Pequ_1.1, whole genome shotgun sequence, a single genomic window includes:
- the LOC133395888 gene encoding cortexin-3-like — translation MTERLYGSAPSPEPDSRSSSLLTPEQRAASVLVLVLLFFLGLLTVRCFRILLDPYRSMPASDWTDCTDKDAFDYRVVS, via the coding sequence ATGACGGAGCGACTCTACGGCAGCGCGCCGTCGCCGGAGCCGGACTCTCGGTCTTCCTCCCTCCTCACCCCGGAGCAGCGTGCCGCCTCGGTCTTGGTCCTCGTCCTCTTGTTCTTCCTCGGCCTGCTGACGGTGCGCTGCTTCCGGATACTTTTGGACCCGTACCGCAGCATGccggcctccgactggaccgactGCACCGACAAGGACGCCTTCGACTACCGCGTCGTCTCCTGA
- the LOC133396124 gene encoding uncharacterized protein LOC133396124, whose amino-acid sequence MKAACLLFLFALARSGAVAVPTPDECAPLVAPLPLDDRRQLSGQRKFISGFTDSTVDNAILRVTESTRVNLTAATHNDKDMLLYEEMLMNGTCYGTRLNVSIDGNVASAKMRNISSQFHLLPTCEGCQVLSINSTARNLKTFLEAFDLHIDDAVNDEFGIRSIYLFGNDVKDSDVEQFKKQAGCLGFSGEPDFTMDPEKGSGRSTRPRNDFCDGRKVVMIN is encoded by the exons ATGAAAGCCGCGTGcctcctcttcctgtttgcGCTGGCGCGCTCGGGCGCAGTCGCCGTGCCGACGCCCGACGAATGCGCGCCATTGGTCGCGCCGCTGCCGCTCGACGACCGCCGACAG TTGTCGGGCCAGCGGAAGTTCATCTCGGGCTTCACCGACAGCACCGTCGACAACGCCATCCTCCGAGTCACCGAAAGCACTCGCGTCAACTTGACCGCCGCCACCCACAACGACAAAGACATGCTCCTCTACGAGGAGATGCTGAT GAACGGCACCTGCTACGGCACCAGGCTCAACGTCTCCATCGACGGCAATGTGGCGTCCGCCAAAA TGCGAAACATTTCGTCGCAGTTCCACCTACTGCCGACGTGCGAAGGCTGCCAAGTTCTGAGCATCAACAGCACAGCTCGCAACCTCAAGACCTTCCTGGAGGCTTTCGACCTCCACATAGACGACGCCGTTAACGACGAGTTCGGCATCCGCTCCATCTACCTCTTTG GAAACGACGTGAAGGACTCGGACGTGGAACAGTTCAAGAAGCAGGCCGGCTGCTTGGGCTTCTCCGGAGAACCCGACTTCACGATGGACCCCGAAAAAGGTTCGGGCCGCAGCACGAGACCTCGCAACG ACTTCTGCGACGGCCGCAAAGTCGTCATGATCAACTGA